Within Aspergillus oryzae RIB40 DNA, chromosome 2, the genomic segment ATCAAGGAACCACCAAGGCCGACGCTTCTAGCCCAGTCAAGCTTTTGCTTAAATGTTGTTTTGTCGTCGTACGAGATCCATTGGTCCTTGTCATATGTGAAATGCAGAAATGCGGCCTCCTTGCCATGAGCAGGAGTAATCTGAGGATTTTTATCCAGCAGATCCTGTATCTCGTAGTATGCTAGGTAACCACTGGTATGAGTACAAGGTCCGGAGGTATCTCCTGTGGTAAAGGGACAGTCCGGAGCTGTATAGCCACTGTTCTCAAGCGTAAAAGTTCGACCGTAAAACCCAAAGCCCATAACGACTTTACTTGGATCGGTTCCAACGCGCTAGTGAAGGTCTGCAGCTTCCTTGATATTAGTCAAGTTGGTGTGGGCCTGAACAATACTTCCACTATAGGCCCCATGTTAAGAACAATTCCAATGATATCAAGAGCAAGATGTGACTTACATAGCATTTCGTCTGTCCCACTCGCCATGTAGGTCATATGTCATCTACTCAGTCTGTTTAGCATTGTGTCTCCTTTTTGGGCTAGACAGGGAGACTGACAAAGTTCATCTAGTCTGCGTACTTCAGCAACCCTGGAAGGTCGAACCATTTCAGATACCAGTACGAAGAAGGCGCTGTAAAACTTATGCCAAGCTTTCGGCCCGATGCATTGAATGTGCTTCTTAACTTGGCCAACAATTTGACATAGTTATCTGTATCTCTGGGCTTGCCACGTCGGTCACCCGCCCCAGGATACTCCCTATATACCCAAGTTAGATTGCTGTTTCTCATGGACTTCGCAACTACTACTCACCAATCAATGTCGATTCCATCAAATCCATAGGTATTTAGAATCTTTAGCGTATTATTTGCAAATGTCCTACGCTTCGTTGCATCCGCCGCAATCTCGCCAAATAACGGCTGAGTTACCGTGTCGTTATCGGAGAAGGTCCAACCACCCACGCTAACGTAGATCTTGAGTGATGGCTTCAAGTCTTTGACCGCGGCTACCTGCGTGAACAGTTCCTCTGACATATCTGAGCTCATTGTAGTAATGGTATAGCTCTTGGGATCAATATAGGCAAAGGCGAGATATAGATGAGTTAGGATGCCCACTGCACCAAGTCAACTGCCAGAACCGGTATGAACGAAGGATAATATCCGCAGGCATAAGACTTACAAAGGAGTTCCCCGGGCAGGGTTGGATGGCATTTGGAATCGGACATCCATCCCTCATAGTACCCGATTACTGCAATCATGAGAAGTCAGCTACCTATCCCAAAGCACTTTCAAACGTGCATTCTCTTATAGCATGATACCTTTGGCAAAAGGATCCCCGCCATTGTGGCTCGAGGGAACTGACGGGTGGAGTACGCATTGCTTTGGCATTCTGCTGTGCAAAACTCAGACGTGGTGCCACAGAAACCAAATTCTGAGCAGCTGTCCACTGATCCTTagttcttctcccttgaCGTCATCGGATAGAGCAAGGTATAACTTACCAATTGTTCAACGGACACTTTGTGTTAGGCGTGCTTGCATACTTTCCACATTCGGCGCGGGCATCGCAGTTAGACATGCATCCATCGCCGCAATAAGTAGGCCCATAGCCACAGAATCCACTAGCACCACAGCATGCACCGTTTGTACAGGGCCTTGATGCACTACAGGTGTggtcatcttctctttttagAAGAGAGGAATGCGTATGTGAATGACGGTGGCCATGTGAATGATGAGgtgaagaataataaaataattaatGGTCAACGTCCTTGTCAGGGGAAGGTTGGGAAGTATTGTCCGAAAGAACACGTGAGGCTGATCCCCTGGCGCTTAATAGTACCAAGACAGCTATCACTAAACCCCAGAAACAAAGCCGCCCCCCGGGCCCCAGCAGGGAGAATGATGACATGCCTTgaatcttcttgctctgaCGATGTCAGGGAAAACACATTTTCATGCGACAGCTTTGTGATGGAGATAGGTGGACATTTCGCAAGGGCATACAGGCTACCTTTTGATTCGACCCTTTCTCTATGCTTGTATGTGTATTTACACCATTTAGTCACCTTGAGACAGTGAGTTTCCTAGACAGGAGTACATCAGCCGCTGCACATCGGAAATTAAAAGCTGGCGATTCCCTACATGACATTAGCTACGTCCGCGGCGTATATCGGCTTAGAGCACGCCAGATACTTTAGCTGGGATATGTAGTACTCACCGGGAACGGCCTCATATTCATATATGTCTAGATTGAGGTGAGGTCTGGATGCAGGAGTAATTGAGCTACCCCGTTATAGGACTAGCCGCAAGCTGCAATGTAGCATCGCAAATTTGAGCTGTTTTATGTGTACCCGTAGGATTCCTAGCTGGCATCGGATCCCTGCAACACTAAAGTAGTGTCCAATAGCTTAGCTACCAGGTAGTTTAGCGTGTATAGATCATCAATGTCGGGAGCGTTGATGGGATCTAGGCAGGCTTGGCTACTAGGGTAAGATTAAATTTGATGTGGGTCGAAAGATCTACGACAGCACCAGGCCCTGCTAGCCAGAGCTATGGAGCACAATCTGTCCCTCAAAACAGTTTCAAGTGTCATACGACAATAGACGTTAGAAGGAGGTAAAAGGCATATACTAGCGCTAACGGGTTAGCTTCCTTAAACCATGTACAGCACACTATGTAACATCAACCCCTGCTCAGAGTTCCGTAGAGAGCTCTAGTGCTGCATTATCCTTGTTATTACTAGAAAGGTATCGAAAAATTGCGCAGACTTTATCTTCCGGTCAACAGCTGAAATTGCAGGCCCGCAAATTATATAGCTCACTCCAATATATGAAAAGCCTAGACCGAATCATGATAGCTTCACAAGCATATGCGGATCAGAacatgaatgaatgaagcGAGAACAAGGAGGTCAAACCCTGAGTCGAGGTCATTCTTATGGAGTCTCTCGAGTATCCATCACTCTGTTCTTTACCCATCTGTATGTCTCTGGGTTATCGGCCCAACATGCAGTCGTATTCTTTGATTACCATTCTAGGCCTTGCCAGTGCTACACTTATCATTGGTCAACAGTTTAAGCGGTACTCCTACCCATGGTACACTCTCAATCTGACGCAAGCATGCTTTACCGCCATTAACTCGAGTGTTCCTTCATGCCCTTCTCTATTAGCAACTCATACAACTGGGTTTGTTCTGACTACTCACCGCAAGCATTGAGGATATATGACTAACTGATCACACGTAGCACCGGAACGGTAGACATACTGGGTGAGGATGCCCTTCAGTCTCTTTCGTTCAAGCAGCATGTACGGGGCAGGGAGACGTAATGGTCTACGATAATATTGCATATCCCGGTACGTTCAAACTTGAAGTGCTGTGGAAACGTATTGCTAAGACAGGTTCTATTTAAGCAACATTCATGATCGACAACCCTCTATACACGTACGATGTGAGCTGCTACAAAGACTCGTAAGATCCCACCAGAACCCGTGCCGTGGTAGGTACGATGATCTAACATATGAACTTCAGATCGCCAGGAAAGTACTGTGACTTGATCTTGGGGGAATGGCGAAACCAAACAAATGCAACGAACGACAACAGCTCAGCACATGACTGTTCTGATTGCATTCTTGGGCCGTTCAAAATACAACTAGAATCGCCGATAGGCTATGATGATGAGTGGGCAGAAGACTTTATCTCATTGACCTCTAGTTGTGGAGCTACTGGGTACACCTATGTAGCGCCTACAGGATACGCCTTGAATTCCTCTATTACATCGTCTGGCACGGCCACGAGCACCGGCACTGGGAGTGATGCTGCCACTCCAACCTCTACGCACACCTGTGTGACCACGTACACAGTACAGGCTAACGATACATGTCATTCGATTGCTAAAAAGCACAGTGTTTCTACATACAACCTCATGGTTGCCAATGGAATCACAATTTTCTGTTCAAACCTGGCTGCACCAGGAGAAAGTATTTGCATTCCGGAAAGCTGCAACTCGACAACCCTGTTGGCCGGGAATTCTTGCGCTCAAATGATGTGTGACTGGAACGTCAGCATGGCACAAATCCTAGCTTGGAATTCGATCATCAGCAGTTTGTGCGATAATTTCCATCTCTTTTACGGATGGGAAATCTGTAGGGGGTAAGTAGCGAGCAGATCAAGTTGTTCTTTATGGCTTCATTGTGCTAATTACTCATTTTTACACGACAGACCCCCAGGTGGTGCTATAGAAGTGCCCACAGGCGCTCCAACGACTACATCTGGCCCTACTGCCACTGGTGTAGTCTACAGCACACCTGCGCCAGTTCCGACAAATGCTATGGCAGGTTACAATCACCGCTGCGGTAAATGGTATACGGTAAGAAATCAACCTGTTTTACGAGCTTTGTCAGTGGGCCTTGCCTCTAGCCGTTCGTAAATTCTTTTCTAGACAAAATATAACGACTCATGCACCGATATTGCCGCTAATGCTGGGATTCCATACGAGGAGTGGCTGTTTCTGAATCCAGACGTCTTTGCCAACTGTACCAACCTGTGGGACGGATATGCCTACTGCGTTGGAGTCGTCGGCAACGTTGCTACCTACTCAGGATGGACTGTCACTGCAGCACCCACCACTAGCTTCACCAGACCTGCAAGTACAACGGAGACATGGACTCCAGGACCAACCTATATACTGCCGCATGCTCCGGGAACATTGCAAGACTGTGCAGTTTATAGAGATGCTATTGATGCAAACAATAATCCAACGAAGGAGTGGGGTCTCGGTACTGATTTCCTGGACGGGCTCGGATCAACTACACAGCCTGTTCATTCTATTCCCACCCTTATTCGGTCACTGTTGATGACTTCGTACAGTGGAACCCCAGCCTAGATGTATCGGATTGTGTGGTTCACAAGGGCTATAGTTACTGCGTTCTGATCTCATACAATCGTACGTATAATCTATCAAGTCCCATAGTCTCACTGCTATTTACATCGAATTGCGGCAGGCGGACCGCGCGAACTATGCTAACAAACTAAATCAGATACTTCGAGCGATCCTCCAGACGACATGCCTGTCGAGACAAAATGCGATACCGTCGATGAAGCGTGGATCATGAAGTGTACTGCGTCTGATTGCAATTGCTACTACGTGATACGTGGCAAAGAGGCCGAGGGTACATGATTCCTGCCGTGGTTCCCCCAGTAGCTAGGCGAAGCTGACCAACACTTTCAGGCTTTGAATGCTCTTCTATAACCGAAGGCTCTGACCTTTCCGAAGCCAAGCTAGTGGAGTTGAACCCGTGGATAGGGACGGGTGACTGTAGTACTGGGCTGTTTGCGGGACTCAAAGGTGAAGAGCAGCGCGCAGTTTGCCTGGGTACTGGCCCACTGTCATCAAGCACGACGACTTCACCAACCCGAGCAACTAGTCCTGTCACCCCAACCATTGGTACATCCACGTCCCTTGCCCCTTCAGCGACCGTCACACCCCAGCCGGGGGCAATCAAAACGTGCAATGCATACCATGTGGTAAAGAGCGGAGATGAATGTGCCACTATTGCAGAGGCAAACGGGATTTCATTGGAGACATTCTATAAATGGAATCCACAAGTAGGGAGCGATTGCAGAACTCTTTGGCTAGGATATGGCGTCTGTGTCAGTGTTTCCTCTTAGCGGTTGCAAGCAAGCATTTGGGTATTTAAACCGCTGTGGTCGGCATACTTCCTACTTTGTGACTATGTTAGAGCATTTCTGAAGAACAATCAGTTCTCGTATAATATGAAATCACAAACTAAGGTTCTCTAACTGTACATTAAACGGGTGATATTTGTTCTCCACACTGAGTAGAATAATATGTGCTCGAGACTTTGTCCAGTTAGTAGCCGGTTTCTGTTTTCATGGGTATATATAAGTCACGACATATATATCTTCCTGATCGAGCGATATAGCATGTTGAATTCTCAAACAAACAGCACCAAATAACGCTTCTAGCATAGATATAGTACTACTCAACATATAGAAATATCGTATAACCATCAGTCAACTTTCGATTTTTTTCAGTCTAGCTTTAGTCCTCTTAATGTAGTTGGTTCAATTTGAGCTAATTTCAAATAGTTTTTTGGCGCACGAGCTTAGCCCGCAGAATTAGGGCTTCGCAATTCTCCTGAGGTGATATAAAGACTCGGAGTGGACTATAACAGAGAAACTATAGATTGTTCCTGAATGACTTGCATTAATCGATCGGCAGAACGGCATCTCGCACGTTGATCAGGAATTCATTTCCGACATCAATATAGAATGTATAGATTCGGGTTTTCCTAGTGATAAGCCTATACTCTAAGCCAAGGTTGTCAAATTCTTAATTGCTACAATTTGTGTTTAACCGGCAATTACCTGCAACAAATATTAGTAAATAAGACACAGTGCGGAAATATAGCGGAAAGATTCTATTCACTAACTTGGGTAAATCTGGGGCCGCCTTGGCAAAGCTTCGAAGCTGTAGTTTGTAGCTTTCCCCGAAGTCTCCATGAATCCTGTcatccaatcttcttcatttcataAGTGCTCATAGCGTTCATAGCTGTAGGGTTTGATTGTACCTGTGCGACGAGCGGAAGTTGAAGCCGCGATGTTCCGCGTCCGTGTCTAGCCGTCGGGCGCGGAACTAAATACCGCAGTGTCCGATACGAAGCCTGAGGAACATACTACAGCTTCCTCGGCCACAACGTTACAACCAATGAGGTGCGTCCGATTCGCAAGGTTGTACCAGTAATGATGGCTGCCCTCTTCAGCTGCATGGTTGGCGACAGGCTCATATTCTACCACCAAGTACCGTGACGTTGAACCATGGTCGGAAAGGTCCCGTGCAACAGACGTAATAACCCCTGCGGAGACTTGATGCTTAAACCAAAGATGTTTGGTATAAAACCCCGGCGCGTCGCATGCCACTTTAGCTGCAATGAGATTTTCCCTTCGATAacgaccatcttctccccttctccttagACGTTCAGAGATGTCGTTACAAACAATTGCGATCGCCGCTATCGCGGTGGCATACTTCATCATCCGCTATTTGAACCGCACGGATGTCCCGAAGATCAAAGGCATTCCAGAGATTCCCGGGGTTCCTCTCTTCGGAAATCTATTACAACTAGGTGACCAGCATGCGACGGTCGCGGGAAAATGGGCGAAGAAGTTCGGACCAGTTTTCCAGGTGCGCATGGGGAATAAGGTGAGCTTTGACATTCTTTCGGTGGCTGATGTGAGGGGGGCGAAGCTAACCTGACCGCTGTTTAGCGTGTGGTATTTGCCAACAGTTTCGACTCCGTGCGTCAGCTCTGGATCAAGGACCAAGCCGCGCTCATCTCTCGCCCGACTTTCCACTCTTTCCATAGCGTCGTTTCCAGCTCGCAGGGATTTACAATTGGTACATCCCCTTGGGATGAATCATGCAAGAGACGGCGCAAGGCAGCTGCAACGGCGCTCAATCGCCCGGCGGTGCAGTCGTATATGCCGATcattgatttggaagctACCGCCAGTATTAAGGAATTACTCAAGGATAGCCAAAATGGAACGGTGGATGTGAATCCTACTGCTTATTTCCAGCGCTTTGCGCTTAATACCAGTCTTACGCTGAACTACGGGTTCCGGATCGAGGGaaatgttgatgatgagctGCTCAAGGAAATCGTTGATGTCGAGCGTGGAGTGTCGAACTTCCGCAGTACAAGCAATAACTGGCAGGATTATATTCCCTTGCTCCGGATTATTCCTAAAATGAATCGCGAGGCTGAGGAATTCCGTGTCCGTCGGGATAAGTACTTGACGTATCTGTTGGATATCCTCAAGGACAGAATTGCCAAGGGAACAGACACGCCGTGCATTACTGGAAATATCTTGAAGGATCCGGAAGCGAAGCTTAATGAAGGTAAGAGTGCTCCTAGTCTAATCGTTAGAGTTCGCCACTGACGGAATGGCGTCACAGCTGAGGTGAAGTCTATTTGCTTGACGATGGTTTCCGCTGGTCTGGATACTGTTCCAGGTAACTTGATCATGGGTATCGCGTATCTGGCTTCCGAGGACGGTCAACGTATCCAACAGAAGGCCTATGACGAGATCATGAAGGTATATCCGGATGGTGATGCATGGGAAAAGTGCTTGGTCGAGGAGAAGGTTCCATACGTATCGGCTTTGGTCAAGGAAACTCTGCGATTCTGGACTGTCATTCCGATTTGTCTGCCACGGGTAAACATCAAGGAAATAGAGTTCAACGGGGCCAAAATCCCTGCTGGGACTACCTTCTTCATGGTAACAtacttccttctccctggCCTGTGCTCCAGTAACCATACTAATTGATGTACAGAACGCCTGGGCTGCCGACTACGACGAGGACCATTTCAAGATGCCCGAAAAGTTCCTCCCTGAGCGGTATCTCGAAGTCTCCGAAGGCTCTGGCACCCCCCACTACGGATATGGAGCCGGCTCACGGATGTGTGCGGGGTCCCACCTTGCCAATCGCGAGCTTTACACGGCCTACATCCGACTGATCACTGCTTTCACAATGCATCCGGCACAGAACCCGGCGGATCGCCCCATCCTGGATGCGATCGAGTGCAATGAAATCCCTACGGCTCTGACCACGGAGCCAAAACCATTTAAGGTCGGTTTCAAGCCGCGGGATGCTCCGAAGCTTCAGCAATGGATCATGGAGAGCGATGAGCGGACGAAGGATCTGTAGTCTTCTATTTTCCTATTTTTAAAGTCTAGAATTAGCATTACGTTGGCTACGATACTTGCATGCTTAGAATGAAAATGTACATACTAGTATGAATGAAAAGATTTGTTCAAATAAATCACATATCCATGAACTTCATAAACCGAGCTAAGATTTTAGCGGGACCGCGAACCATTCATAGAAGTGGATAACTGCCGAGTGGATCGTCGCCGCCTAACCGCCTCGGGCTATAGTGCAACCTCGGCTGCCGAACCCCCGCATTAGCGAATCAACCCAATAACAGAACAACCGTCggctttttcctcttctcacCGTTTTACCGGGACTTGCCCAAAATGTCTGCCCCGGCGGATCATGACACAAGCCAGGTCGCAGACAACGGTGACAACCGTACGATAGAGAACGACACGGAATCACACGACCCCCGTCCGCGGAAAAGACGGAAATACATCGCAAAGGCATGGTGGGTCATGTTCATCCTTTCCGGTATTGTCAACAGATGAAGGTCTCACTGAAACCCCGAAACAACAGTAACGAGTGCAAGCGGCGGAAAATCAAATGTAATGGAGAGACACCATGTCAAAGATGCGGAAGACAGCGGATTGGATGTGTGTACGCGGAAGGACAGCGACAAGAAATTAGCGGGAATGAACAGTAAGAGCCGGTCCGTGGGGTGGAGAGAAGTGATGCTGACGGAAACTAGCGGGTTGGATCAATTGTGCGAGCAGATGAAAGCCATGCAGGAGCAGATCACTGCTTTGACGACTGCCGTTCATACTCTGACTCAAGGTGCTGCTGTTCCGACGTCATTATCGCGACCGGACCAGACCTGCTTTTCTATTTCCTCACAGAGACCGTTTCGGCGTGTTTCATCGGCTAAGGAGTTGACTTTTCAGGGTCCCACGACCTCTGCGTTTAGTTTTGATCTTGCGAAATCGAGTCTTCAGCGGCGTGGGATTGTCGAGCGCAATGATGCTGGTGAGGATGGGGATTTGACCCAGGAGCCGTCGCCTATGCCATCGCCCTCACCCACTCAGGTGTTGCATACACGACAGGGTGATCCGCTGTGGACtattggaaaggatgaagcTCTTCGATTGTGTAGGGtgtatgaggaggagatggggATCATGTACCCTGTGTTGGACTTGCAGGAGCTCCTCAACCAGGTCGAGATCCTATATGGTCAAGTG encodes:
- a CDS encoding cytochrome P450 (cytochrome P450 CYP2 subfamily), whose product is MSLQTIAIAAIAVAYFIIRYLNRTDVPKIKGIPEIPGVPLFGNLLQLGDQHATVAGKWAKKFGPVFQVRMGNKRVVFANSFDSVRQLWIKDQAALISRPTFHSFHSVVSSSQGFTIGTSPWDESCKRRRKAAATALNRPAVQSYMPIIDLEATASIKELLKDSQNGTVDVNPTAYFQRFALNTSLTLNYGFRIEGNVDDELLKEIVDVERGVSNFRSTSNNWQDYIPLLRIIPKMNREAEEFRVRRDKYLTYLLDILKDRIAKGTDTPCITGNILKDPEAKLNEAEVKSICLTMVSAGLDTVPGNLIMGIAYLASEDGQRIQQKAYDEIMKVYPDGDAWEKCLVEEKVPYVSALVKETLRFWTVIPICLPRVNIKEIEFNGAKIPAGTTFFMNAWAADYDEDHFKMPEKFLPERYLEVSEGSGTPHYGYGAGSRMCAGSHLANRELYTAYIRLITAFTMHPAQNPADRPILDAIECNEIPTALTTEPKPFKVGFKPRDAPKLQQWIMESDERTKDL
- a CDS encoding LysM peptidoglycan-binding domain-containing protein (predicted protein), coding for MSLGYRPNMQSYSLITILGLASATLIIGQQFKRYSYPWYTLNLTQACFTAINSSVPSCPSLLATHTTGTGTVDILGEDALQSLSFKQHVRGRETSPGKYCDLILGEWRNQTNATNDNSSAHDCSDCILGPFKIQLESPIGYDDEWAEDFISLTSSCGATGYTYVAPTGYALNSSITSSGTATSTGTGSDAATPTSTHTCVTTYTVQANDTCHSIAKKHSVSTYNLMVANGITIFCSNLAAPGESICIPESCNSTTLLAGNSCAQMMCDWNVSMAQILAWNSIISSLCDNFHLFYGWEICRGPPGGAIEVPTGAPTTTSGPTATGVVYSTPAPVPTNAMAGYNHRCGKWYTVRNQPVLRALSVGLASSHVFANCTNLWDGYAYCVGVVGNVATYSGWTVTAAPTTSFTRPASTTETWTPGPTYILPHAPGTLQDCAVYRDAIDANNNPTKEWGLGTDFLDGLGSTTQPVHSIPTLIRSLLMTSYSGTPA
- a CDS encoding Zn(II)2Cys6 transcription factor domain-containing protein (predicted protein), producing MSAPADHDTSQVADNGDNRTIENDTESHDPRPRKRRKYIAKACNECKRRKIKCNGETPCQRCGRQRIGCVYAEGQRQEISGNEHGLDQLCEQMKAMQEQITALTTAVHTLTQGAAVPTSLSRPDQTCFSISSQRPFRRVSSAKELTFQGPTTSAFSFDLAKSSLQRRGIVERNDAGEDGDLTQEPSPMPSPSPTQVLHTRQGDPLWTIGKDEALRLCRVYEEEMGIMYPVLDLQELLNQVEILYGQVETEGWSEASVQHNGHMKVDDYDVHILR
- a CDS encoding uncharacterized protein (predicted protein), whose product is MTYDLHGEWDRRNAIGYTAPDCPFTTGDTSGPCTHTSGYLAYYEIQDLLDKNPQITPAHGKEAAFLHFTYDKDQWISYDDKTTFKQKLDWARSVGLGGSLIWASDQG
- a CDS encoding uncharacterized protein (predicted protein), with protein sequence MSSDMSEELFTQVAAVKDLKPSLKIYVSVGGWTFSDNDTVTQPLFGEIAADATKRRTFANNTLKILNTYGFDGIDIDWEYPGAGDRRGKPRDTDNYVKLLAKLRSTFNASGRKLGISFTAPSSYWYLKWFDLPGLLKYAD